One Methylobacterium sp. AMS5 genomic region harbors:
- a CDS encoding GNAT family N-acetyltransferase, whose product MRAPSLSGSSRAAAEPVAALAAEASAWDALAVRAVPAHPFYARAVVAAHCDHGLCHPRLSAVVVRDGEAITALLPFTLRPDIAGLGAAIAQPFLSPYVTASAPLVADGPDLEERLDALVEGLALASGGRPWRWPLLATETRLGLGLLAAMERAGWQTGTVAHFERPILDRRTDYEAFLAGHPHKSRLKDLRRRRRRLEEAGTLTVETATEGAALERALDDFLTLEAAGWKGEAGTALRSRPRTEAFARALFRPDGGPVTVRADLLRLDGRTVAASLALVSGGTAHLLKTAYDETLRAQAPGLVLEDAIVRALHAEGFAARLDSATMPGSALESLYPERETIAEIIAQPPGAGLISLERRLRLARFEHRARAEAKRLLRRG is encoded by the coding sequence ATGCGCGCCCCTTCCCTCTCCGGATCGTCGCGGGCGGCCGCCGAGCCCGTTGCCGCGCTCGCTGCCGAGGCGTCGGCCTGGGACGCGCTGGCGGTCCGAGCCGTCCCCGCGCATCCGTTCTACGCGCGGGCGGTCGTCGCGGCCCATTGCGATCATGGCCTGTGCCATCCCCGCCTCTCGGCGGTGGTCGTCCGTGACGGGGAGGCGATCACCGCCCTGCTGCCCTTCACCCTGCGCCCCGACATCGCCGGGCTCGGCGCGGCGATCGCGCAGCCCTTCCTCTCGCCCTACGTGACGGCGAGCGCACCCCTCGTCGCCGACGGTCCCGACCTGGAGGAGCGGCTCGACGCCCTGGTGGAAGGCCTGGCGCTCGCCTCCGGCGGCCGGCCCTGGCGCTGGCCGCTGCTCGCGACCGAGACCCGCCTCGGCCTCGGGCTGCTCGCCGCCATGGAGCGGGCCGGCTGGCAGACCGGCACCGTCGCGCATTTCGAGCGCCCGATCCTCGACCGGCGGACCGATTACGAGGCCTTCCTCGCCGGCCACCCGCACAAGAGCCGCCTCAAGGACCTGCGCCGCCGCCGCCGCCGCTTGGAGGAGGCCGGGACGCTCACCGTCGAGACCGCGACCGAGGGGGCGGCGCTGGAACGGGCGCTGGACGATTTCCTCACCCTCGAAGCGGCCGGCTGGAAGGGCGAGGCCGGCACGGCCCTGCGCAGCCGCCCGCGGACGGAAGCCTTCGCCCGCGCGCTGTTCCGGCCGGACGGTGGTCCCGTCACCGTCCGGGCCGACCTGCTGCGCCTCGACGGGCGCACGGTCGCGGCGAGCCTCGCCCTGGTCTCGGGCGGAACCGCTCATCTCCTCAAGACCGCCTACGACGAGACCCTGCGCGCCCAGGCCCCCGGCCTCGTGCTGGAGGACGCCATTGTGCGTGCCCTTCATGCGGAGGGCTTCGCCGCGCGGCTCGACTCGGCGACGATGCCGGGATCGGCGCTGGAAAGCCTCTACCCCGAGCGCGAGACCATCGCCGAGATCATTGCCCAGCCGCCGGGTGCCGGCCTGATCTCCCTGGAACGGCGCCTGCGCCTCGCCCGGTTCGAGCATCGTGCGAGGGCCGAAGCCAAGCGCCTGCTGCGGCGGGGCTGA
- a CDS encoding HAD-IA family hydrolase → MLKALIFDVDGTLAETEDLHRQGFNQAFRALGLPWHWSPEFYAELLKVMGGKERLVHYIERYHPEEAHALKRRMPEIHDLKTRHYGALAESGGLSLRPGVRRLVEEARADNVRLAVATTTSRPNIDLLLRLNFPHDAQPFDVIAAGDEAAQKKPAPDIFALAVHRLGIDPSEAIAFEDSAAGIRSALAAGLPVLATRSRYTQSHRLDGAFSAVSDLGEPDAPHQHLQGHAWPDGVVTLGALRQWHAGHLHGAA, encoded by the coding sequence ATGCTGAAGGCGCTGATCTTCGACGTCGACGGGACGCTCGCCGAGACCGAAGACCTCCACCGCCAAGGCTTCAACCAGGCGTTTCGCGCGCTCGGCCTGCCCTGGCACTGGTCGCCGGAATTCTACGCCGAACTGCTCAAGGTGATGGGCGGCAAGGAGCGGCTCGTCCACTACATCGAGCGATACCACCCCGAGGAGGCACACGCGCTCAAGCGCCGGATGCCGGAGATCCACGATCTCAAGACGCGCCATTACGGCGCGTTGGCCGAGAGCGGCGGACTCTCGCTCCGTCCCGGCGTGCGGCGTCTGGTGGAAGAGGCGCGCGCGGACAACGTGCGGCTGGCGGTGGCGACCACCACGAGCCGGCCGAACATCGATCTCCTGCTCCGGCTCAATTTCCCGCACGACGCGCAGCCCTTCGACGTGATCGCCGCCGGCGACGAGGCGGCGCAGAAGAAGCCCGCCCCCGACATCTTCGCCCTTGCCGTCCACCGCCTCGGCATCGATCCGTCCGAAGCGATCGCTTTCGAGGATTCGGCGGCCGGCATCCGCTCGGCGCTCGCCGCCGGCCTGCCGGTTCTCGCCACCCGCAGCCGCTACACGCAGAGCCACCGGCTCGACGGCGCCTTCTCCGCCGTCTCCGATCTCGGCGAGCCGGACGCGCCGCACCAGCATCTTCAGGGTCATGCCTGGCCGGACGGCGTCGTCACCCTCGGCGCCCTGCGCCAGTGGCATGCGGGACACCTGCACGGCGCGGCCTGA
- a CDS encoding GDSL-type esterase/lipase family protein, producing the protein MAFPQTAADAQGTRRRLARRLAVLLGLSLASPAFGETSGAAPMPAAPSTATVEALDLSLSPECRVPGSKLYTLARLKAVKAALKEKRPIHVLSIGSSSAGLGASASYPVKLENALEQALPDVQVEVEARGLPGEVASGAGERLRSMVAEMEPDLVVWQVGTNDALARVDIEAFGEALDESVQWVKSHGIDIVLIDPVFTESLADDAYYTQMVRTVQDVARREAVPLVHRYAAMRFLSTQRTTEAHMLGRHFRLNDLGLRCMAEHATRAITLSLLQPDAAKDAAKDAGKIDPNKTDAVKADHATSETTKPDPAQTGTPGSGPSPAPKQP; encoded by the coding sequence ATGGCGTTCCCGCAGACCGCGGCCGACGCGCAAGGCACCCGACGCCGCCTCGCCCGCCGACTCGCCGTCCTCCTCGGCCTGAGTCTCGCCTCGCCCGCCTTCGGCGAGACCTCGGGCGCCGCACCAATGCCGGCTGCACCGTCGACCGCGACGGTCGAGGCACTCGACCTGAGCCTGTCACCCGAATGCCGGGTGCCGGGCTCGAAGCTCTACACCCTGGCGCGGCTCAAGGCGGTCAAGGCCGCGCTCAAGGAGAAGCGGCCGATCCACGTCCTCTCCATCGGCTCCTCCTCGGCGGGGCTCGGCGCCTCCGCGAGCTATCCGGTGAAGCTGGAAAACGCCCTGGAGCAGGCGCTGCCCGACGTTCAGGTCGAGGTCGAGGCCCGCGGTCTGCCCGGCGAGGTCGCGAGCGGGGCGGGCGAGCGGCTGCGCTCCATGGTCGCCGAGATGGAGCCGGACCTCGTCGTCTGGCAGGTCGGCACCAACGATGCTCTGGCCCGCGTCGATATCGAGGCCTTCGGCGAGGCGCTCGACGAATCGGTGCAATGGGTGAAATCCCACGGCATCGACATCGTGCTCATCGACCCCGTCTTCACCGAGAGTCTGGCCGACGACGCCTATTACACCCAGATGGTGCGCACCGTGCAGGACGTCGCCCGCCGCGAGGCGGTGCCGCTGGTCCACCGCTACGCCGCAATGCGCTTCCTCTCGACCCAGCGCACCACCGAGGCGCACATGCTGGGCCGCCATTTCCGGCTCAACGATCTCGGCCTGCGCTGCATGGCCGAGCATGCCACGCGGGCGATCACCCTGTCGCTGCTCCAGCCGGATGCGGCCAAGGATGCGGCCAAGGATGCGGGCAAGATCGATCCGAATAAGACGGACGCGGTGAAGGCGGACCACGCCACGTCCGAAACCACGAAGCCCGATCCGGCCCAGACCGGAACGCCGGGCTCCGGACCAAGCCCGGCACCCAAGCAGCCGTAG
- a CDS encoding polysaccharide biosynthesis C-terminal domain-containing protein — protein MAADKVIAGGLPTSFLDTLLVRARALRATAAVSALGVFAVRIGAAGFAYGAQVLMARMMGGAEYGIFATIWVWIAILGHTATFGLSQGACRFLPADQATGRLDSVRGFLFGGALVSLGGGLALSLGGLAVAFPQGGLLAGPYGTPIFVAAVVVPLFAFQDYLEGVARSQGWPLLAIAPPYLLRQALIMLAMIGAVLAGAPAEAWVAIACTLAATGLAAAVQAGLLLARLRRHLPAGPRHYRWRLWLTACLPIAAGDLAASAFGFVDVVILGFLAAPEAVGLYFAATRIQQFVAFVHYAASATTAQRLAAARARGDEAGLAHLVRMQARWTFLATAGVGLAIVAVSPLLLGLFGEGFRASLPVLAILVAGSVAASLFGPAEDVLTMLGGERLCAGVTLAMLVLAAGLCLALVPWLGVVGAAIAVALATTLRGLILALGARSLHGLSTPVVGFPQRSAAR, from the coding sequence ATGGCAGCGGACAAGGTGATCGCGGGCGGCCTCCCAACCTCCTTTCTCGATACCCTTCTCGTGCGGGCTCGGGCCCTGCGCGCCACGGCCGCCGTCTCGGCGCTCGGCGTGTTCGCGGTCCGCATCGGCGCGGCCGGGTTCGCCTACGGGGCGCAGGTCCTGATGGCGCGCATGATGGGCGGCGCGGAATACGGGATCTTCGCCACGATCTGGGTCTGGATCGCCATCCTCGGCCACACCGCGACTTTCGGCCTGTCCCAGGGCGCCTGCCGCTTCCTGCCCGCCGATCAGGCGACGGGCCGGCTCGACAGCGTGCGCGGCTTCCTGTTCGGCGGAGCGCTCGTGAGCCTCGGCGGGGGGCTCGCCCTGTCGCTCGGCGGCCTCGCCGTGGCCTTCCCGCAAGGCGGCCTGCTCGCCGGCCCCTACGGAACGCCGATCTTCGTCGCGGCCGTCGTCGTGCCGCTCTTCGCCTTCCAGGACTATCTCGAGGGCGTGGCCCGCAGCCAGGGCTGGCCGCTGCTCGCCATCGCGCCGCCCTACCTGCTGCGCCAAGCTCTCATCATGCTCGCGATGATCGGCGCCGTGCTCGCGGGCGCGCCGGCCGAGGCCTGGGTCGCCATCGCCTGCACGCTGGCGGCGACCGGCCTCGCGGCGGCGGTTCAGGCCGGGCTCCTGCTGGCGCGTCTGCGCCGCCACCTGCCGGCCGGCCCGCGCCACTACCGTTGGCGGCTATGGCTGACCGCTTGCCTGCCGATCGCGGCAGGCGACCTTGCCGCGAGCGCCTTCGGCTTCGTCGATGTCGTGATCCTCGGCTTCCTCGCAGCCCCGGAGGCCGTCGGCCTCTACTTTGCCGCCACCCGCATCCAGCAATTCGTGGCCTTCGTGCATTACGCGGCCTCCGCCACGACCGCCCAGCGCCTCGCCGCCGCCCGCGCGCGCGGCGACGAGGCCGGCCTTGCGCATCTCGTGCGCATGCAGGCGCGCTGGACCTTCCTGGCGACGGCGGGCGTCGGTCTCGCCATCGTCGCGGTGTCGCCGCTGCTGCTCGGCCTGTTCGGCGAAGGGTTTCGCGCCAGCCTTCCGGTTCTGGCGATCCTCGTCGCCGGCAGCGTCGCGGCGAGCCTTTTCGGCCCGGCCGAGGACGTGCTGACCATGCTCGGCGGCGAGCGGCTCTGCGCCGGAGTCACCCTGGCGATGCTGGTCCTCGCCGCAGGACTCTGCCTTGCCCTGGTGCCCTGGCTCGGTGTCGTCGGCGCGGCCATCGCGGTGGCGCTGGCGACCACGCTGCGCGGGCTCATTCTGGCGCTCGGCGCCCGGTCCCTTCACGGTCTCTCGACGCCGGTCGTCGGATTTCCCCAGCGGAGTGCCGCCCGGTGA
- a CDS encoding GNAT family N-acetyltransferase has protein sequence MAEGAAAIPTHAEVVIRPSSDADVSAMIAIYERHIRKGVGDTGDFEEERLLPDELRRRRKTMRSKRLPHLVAERGGQIAGYAYAVPFRKRPAYRYALKHSIYVHPDHLHAGIGRRLLPALIEACAAGGYRQMIGYIDASNEASLRLHEACGFARVGYLPAIGYKYGRWSDSVIVQCPLGTGAEDQPSAWHRPERTRAFRLSSTS, from the coding sequence ATGGCGGAGGGCGCGGCGGCGATTCCAACTCACGCGGAGGTGGTGATCCGGCCCTCGTCGGATGCCGACGTGTCGGCGATGATCGCGATCTATGAGCGCCACATCCGCAAAGGCGTCGGCGATACCGGCGACTTCGAGGAGGAACGCCTGCTGCCCGACGAGCTGCGGCGGCGGCGCAAGACCATGCGCAGCAAGCGCCTGCCCCACCTCGTCGCCGAGCGGGGCGGGCAGATCGCCGGCTACGCCTACGCCGTGCCGTTCCGCAAGCGCCCGGCCTACCGCTACGCCCTCAAGCACTCGATCTACGTTCACCCGGACCACCTGCATGCGGGCATCGGGCGCCGGCTTCTGCCGGCGCTGATCGAGGCCTGCGCCGCGGGGGGCTACCGGCAGATGATCGGCTACATCGACGCGAGCAACGAGGCCTCCCTGCGCCTGCACGAGGCCTGCGGGTTCGCGCGCGTCGGCTACCTTCCGGCGATCGGCTACAAGTACGGGCGCTGGAGTGACAGCGTCATCGTGCAGTGTCCGCTGGGGACCGGGGCGGAAGACCAACCCTCCGCCTGGCACCGTCCGGAGCGGACGCGTGCCTTCCGGTTGTCGTCGACGTCCTGA
- a CDS encoding energy transducer TonB, with amino-acid sequence MLPLPVRPLLLTALMLSAPLAPASAAPRVDARARAWVAGIVNRIGMADRTAAPGRGGQVTVRVRIEADGALGGIVLEDGPAVLGERAARAVEAAAPFPPPPAGLLTLEGFTELSFPLTLR; translated from the coding sequence TTGCTCCCGCTTCCCGTTCGGCCCCTTCTCCTTACGGCGCTGATGCTGAGCGCGCCGCTCGCGCCGGCCTCCGCCGCGCCGCGGGTCGATGCGCGGGCCAGGGCCTGGGTGGCCGGAATCGTCAACCGCATCGGGATGGCGGATCGCACCGCGGCGCCGGGCCGGGGCGGGCAGGTCACGGTTCGGGTGCGGATCGAGGCCGATGGCGCACTCGGCGGGATCGTGCTTGAAGACGGGCCGGCGGTGCTCGGCGAGCGCGCCGCCCGCGCCGTGGAGGCAGCCGCCCCCTTTCCGCCGCCGCCCGCCGGGCTGCTGACCCTCGAAGGTTTCACCGAACTCAGCTTTCCCCTCACGCTGCGGTGA
- the rpe gene encoding ribulose-phosphate 3-epimerase, giving the protein MTLLAPSILAADFSRLGEETRAIAQAGADWIHLDVMDGHFVPNISFGPAVVKALRPWTDKLFDVHLMIAPADPYLAAFAEAGADAITVHVEAGPHIHRSLQTIRSLGKRAGVALNPGTPASAIEPLLDMVDLVLVMTVNPGFGGQSFIHSSLETVARIKAMTAGRSIDISVDGGITPETAGPAAQAGANILVAGSAAFKGGPTQYEKNVAAIREAAQSATGRDGVRC; this is encoded by the coding sequence ATGACCCTTCTCGCACCCTCGATCCTCGCCGCCGACTTCTCCAGGCTCGGTGAGGAGACGCGGGCGATCGCGCAAGCCGGCGCCGACTGGATCCATCTCGACGTGATGGACGGGCATTTCGTGCCCAACATCAGCTTCGGCCCGGCGGTGGTGAAGGCGCTGCGGCCGTGGACCGACAAACTCTTCGACGTACACCTGATGATCGCGCCGGCCGACCCCTACCTCGCCGCCTTCGCCGAGGCCGGCGCGGACGCGATCACGGTCCATGTCGAGGCGGGTCCGCACATCCACCGCTCACTCCAGACGATCCGGTCCTTGGGCAAGCGCGCGGGCGTGGCGCTCAACCCCGGCACGCCGGCCTCCGCTATCGAGCCGCTGCTCGACATGGTCGACCTCGTGCTGGTGATGACGGTCAATCCCGGCTTCGGCGGCCAGAGCTTCATTCATTCGTCTCTGGAGACCGTTGCGCGCATCAAGGCGATGACGGCGGGCCGCTCCATCGACATTTCGGTCGATGGCGGCATCACCCCGGAGACCGCCGGGCCCGCCGCGCAGGCCGGTGCCAACATCCTCGTCGCCGGCTCGGCCGCCTTCAAGGGCGGACCGACCCAGTACGAAAAAAACGTCGCGGCGATTCGCGAGGCGGCCCAATCGGCCACCGGGCGGGACGGCGTGCGATGCTGA
- a CDS encoding OpgC domain-containing protein, giving the protein MREPNAIDFWRGFALITIFINHIPGNVFERYTFSQYGISDAAELFVFLAGWSIGLATRGRDGQPEPRLTTVLRLLSRTIEVYRAQLTIMALALALIAGCALYLDNPLILEWHNAGGFFADPIQTMVGVVLLTHQLGFFNILPLYVVLIAIAPAVVLIGRVSRLLLLALSLSLYGASLVFEWNFPSWPGEGDWFFDPLCWQLLLVLGFLSNEATRGSERLQRLWPRLMPLGVVIVTVGVVLAVLELRPDPMLAPEPRLVFTFDKTYLSPARLIHFCGMVLAFQGVYALIAPRVGRLARFLSGLGRNSLAVFSMGSLLSLAGQFVRFQTGGGIFVDISVVGFGLIALGFTAWFVEWRSRRPRPTRKAPDAASPADSPSSSA; this is encoded by the coding sequence ATGCGCGAGCCGAACGCGATCGATTTCTGGCGCGGCTTCGCGCTGATCACGATTTTCATCAACCACATCCCCGGCAACGTCTTCGAGCGCTACACCTTCTCGCAATACGGCATCTCGGATGCCGCCGAGCTGTTCGTGTTCCTCGCCGGCTGGTCGATCGGGCTTGCCACCCGCGGGCGCGACGGCCAGCCGGAGCCGCGCCTCACCACGGTGCTGCGGCTTCTGTCGCGCACGATCGAGGTGTACCGCGCGCAACTCACCATCATGGCGCTGGCGCTGGCGCTGATCGCCGGATGCGCGCTCTATCTCGACAACCCGCTCATCCTCGAATGGCACAATGCCGGCGGCTTCTTCGCCGACCCGATCCAGACCATGGTCGGCGTCGTGCTGCTCACGCACCAACTCGGCTTCTTCAACATCCTGCCGCTCTACGTGGTGCTGATCGCCATCGCCCCGGCGGTGGTGTTGATCGGCCGGGTGAGCCGACTCCTGCTGCTGGCGCTCTCGCTGTCGCTCTACGGGGCGAGCCTCGTCTTCGAGTGGAACTTCCCCTCCTGGCCCGGCGAGGGCGATTGGTTCTTCGATCCGCTCTGCTGGCAATTGCTGCTGGTGCTCGGCTTCCTGTCGAACGAGGCGACGCGGGGCTCGGAGCGGCTGCAGCGCCTCTGGCCGCGGCTGATGCCGCTCGGCGTCGTCATCGTCACCGTCGGCGTCGTGCTCGCAGTGCTCGAATTGCGGCCCGATCCGATGCTCGCGCCGGAGCCGCGCCTCGTCTTCACCTTCGACAAGACCTATCTCTCGCCCGCCCGGCTGATCCATTTCTGCGGGATGGTGCTGGCCTTCCAGGGTGTCTACGCTCTCATCGCACCGCGCGTCGGGCGCCTTGCCCGCTTTCTGTCGGGTTTGGGGCGCAACTCGCTCGCGGTCTTCTCGATGGGATCGCTGTTGAGCCTCGCCGGACAGTTCGTGCGCTTCCAAACCGGCGGCGGTATCTTCGTTGACATTTCGGTCGTAGGCTTCGGCCTGATCGCACTGGGTTTCACCGCATGGTTCGTCGAATGGCGTTCCCGCAGACCGCGGCCGACGCGCAAGGCACCCGACGCCGCCTCGCCCGCCGACTCGCCGTCCTCCTCGGCCTGA
- a CDS encoding Orn/Lys/Arg decarboxylase N-terminal domain-containing protein: MDFHRRFTVLMCTPAFDPDDLEGARVDQIVAAVEKRGFEVVRARRVEDASIAVQTDSAVGCLVVDWGKRGLEGKAAALIDMMRKRGLEMPIVIMVRRKRLEDIPVELLDFIDGYIFLAEETPEFIARGLVSRVTQYADTLKTPFFGALVDYAEEGNQLWTCPGHNGGIFYNRSPIGRIFVEHLGEAIFRDDLDNSVLDLGDLLTHEGPALKAQKEAAKIFGAEKTYFVLNGTSASNKVVLGSLVAEDDLVLFDRNNHKAAHHGALLLAGGIPIFLETDRNAYGLIGPIYHEALDEGRIREKIRDNPLVKDKEAWRRERPFRCAVIEQCTYDGTIYDAQAIVERIGHLCDYILFDEAWAGFMKFHPLYHRRFAMGLTGLDETSPGIIATQSTHKQLASFSQASQIHTRDGHIRGQTRRVEHKRLNESFLVHASTSPFYPIFASLDVGAQMMKGRSGVVLWDDTIRLGIEWRKKARAIRKEFEEREADPKRRWFFDPFVPDVVKGPDGTEIPWESVPTDALAADARYWELTPGAAWHGFTHVAPGFAITDPNKLTVLTPGFDRKTGAYTEHGVPAPIVAQYLRENRIVPEKNDLNSLLFLLTPGVESSKAGTLISGLVAFKRLHDDNVPLEEAMPEFVARRPKRYRGVRLRDLCADYHAFHRESGTSALQRKQFMPEHLPEMVMAPKAAAQMLTRNRVDYVPIAEAEGRIATTLMLVYPPGIGTVLPGERLDARAKPMLDYFKMFEAAANLFPGFEAEIQGVYRESDPDGRIRFHTYVLREGA, encoded by the coding sequence ATGGATTTTCACCGCCGTTTCACCGTGCTGATGTGCACGCCCGCCTTCGATCCGGATGATCTGGAGGGCGCGCGCGTCGATCAGATCGTCGCGGCGGTGGAGAAGCGCGGCTTCGAGGTGGTGCGGGCGCGGCGCGTCGAGGATGCCTCGATCGCGGTGCAGACCGATTCGGCCGTCGGCTGCCTCGTGGTGGATTGGGGCAAGCGCGGACTCGAGGGCAAGGCGGCCGCGCTCATCGACATGATGCGCAAGCGCGGCCTGGAGATGCCGATCGTCATCATGGTCCGCCGCAAGCGGCTGGAGGACATCCCCGTCGAGCTGCTCGACTTCATCGACGGCTACATCTTCCTCGCCGAGGAGACGCCCGAATTCATCGCCCGCGGCCTCGTCTCCCGCGTGACGCAGTATGCCGACACGCTGAAGACGCCGTTTTTCGGCGCGCTCGTCGATTACGCCGAGGAGGGCAACCAGCTCTGGACCTGCCCCGGCCATAACGGCGGCATCTTCTACAACCGCTCGCCCATCGGCCGCATCTTCGTGGAGCATCTCGGCGAGGCGATCTTTCGCGATGACCTCGACAACTCGGTGCTCGATCTCGGTGACCTGCTGACCCACGAGGGGCCCGCGCTCAAGGCGCAGAAGGAGGCCGCGAAGATCTTCGGGGCGGAGAAGACCTATTTCGTCCTCAACGGCACCTCGGCCTCCAACAAGGTGGTGCTGGGCTCGCTGGTGGCCGAGGACGACCTCGTCCTGTTCGACCGCAACAACCACAAGGCCGCCCATCACGGCGCGCTGCTGCTGGCCGGCGGCATCCCGATCTTCCTCGAGACGGACCGCAATGCTTACGGTTTGATCGGGCCGATCTATCACGAGGCGCTCGACGAGGGGCGCATCCGCGAAAAAATCCGCGACAACCCGCTCGTGAAGGACAAGGAAGCGTGGCGCCGCGAGCGACCGTTCCGCTGCGCCGTGATCGAGCAATGCACCTATGACGGCACGATCTACGACGCGCAGGCGATCGTCGAGCGCATCGGCCATCTGTGCGACTACATCCTGTTCGACGAGGCCTGGGCGGGCTTCATGAAGTTCCATCCGCTCTACCATCGCCGCTTCGCCATGGGCCTGACCGGGCTCGACGAGACGTCGCCGGGCATCATCGCCACGCAATCGACCCACAAGCAGCTCGCCAGCTTCTCCCAGGCCTCCCAGATCCACACCCGCGACGGGCACATCCGCGGCCAGACCCGGCGGGTCGAGCACAAGCGCCTGAACGAGAGCTTCCTCGTCCACGCCTCGACCTCGCCGTTCTACCCGATCTTCGCCTCGCTCGATGTCGGCGCGCAGATGATGAAGGGCCGCTCCGGCGTCGTGCTGTGGGACGACACGATCCGCCTCGGCATCGAGTGGCGCAAGAAGGCCCGCGCCATCCGCAAGGAGTTCGAGGAGCGCGAGGCCGACCCGAAGCGGCGCTGGTTCTTCGACCCCTTCGTGCCCGACGTGGTGAAGGGGCCCGACGGCACGGAGATCCCGTGGGAGTCCGTGCCGACCGACGCTCTGGCCGCCGACGCCCGCTACTGGGAGCTGACGCCGGGCGCGGCGTGGCACGGCTTCACCCATGTCGCGCCGGGCTTTGCCATCACCGACCCCAACAAGCTCACCGTGCTCACCCCCGGCTTCGACCGGAAGACGGGGGCCTATACCGAGCACGGCGTGCCGGCGCCGATCGTCGCGCAATACCTGCGCGAGAACCGGATCGTGCCGGAGAAGAACGACCTCAACTCGCTGCTCTTCCTGCTGACGCCGGGCGTCGAATCGTCGAAGGCGGGCACGCTCATCTCCGGCCTCGTCGCCTTCAAGCGGCTGCACGACGACAACGTGCCGCTCGAAGAGGCGATGCCGGAATTCGTCGCACGCCGGCCCAAGCGCTACCGCGGCGTGCGCCTGCGCGACCTCTGCGCCGATTACCACGCCTTCCATCGCGAGTCGGGCACCTCGGCGCTCCAGCGCAAGCAGTTCATGCCCGAGCACCTGCCGGAGATGGTGATGGCGCCCAAGGCCGCCGCGCAGATGCTCACCCGCAACCGGGTCGATTACGTGCCGATCGCGGAGGCCGAGGGGCGCATCGCCACGACCCTGATGCTGGTCTATCCGCCCGGCATCGGCACCGTGCTGCCCGGCGAGCGCCTCGACGCGCGGGCCAAGCCGATGCTCGACTATTTCAAGATGTTCGAGGCGGCCGCCAACCTGTTCCCCGGCTTCGAGGCCGAGATCCAGGGCGTCTACCGCGAGAGCGACCCGGACGGGCGCATCCGCTTCCACACCTACGTCCTGCGCGAGGGCGCCTGA